A genomic window from Providencia alcalifaciens includes:
- a CDS encoding BMC domain-containing protein: MKSLGVIETYGLTSAIQAADAACKAASVEIVGYRKIGSGLVSVCFQGEISAVRTAVDHGASVISHQDLLKGTLVIARPEERVITQLLSTKHKASEEENGVEQPVVEAPVAMAVEIAAVEPKADVRKGKKS; this comes from the coding sequence ATGAAAAGTTTAGGTGTCATTGAGACTTACGGGCTGACATCAGCAATACAAGCTGCGGATGCTGCATGCAAAGCGGCGAGTGTCGAGATTGTTGGCTACCGCAAAATTGGTTCTGGATTAGTTTCTGTCTGTTTTCAAGGGGAAATTAGTGCAGTAAGAACCGCCGTTGACCATGGTGCATCGGTTATCAGCCATCAAGACCTATTAAAAGGCACATTAGTCATTGCTCGCCCAGAAGAGCGAGTGATCACCCAGCTGCTATCCACTAAGCATAAAGCGAGCGAAGAAGAAAACGGTGTTGAACAACCGGTCGTTGAGGCGCCTGTGGCGATGGCTGTCGAGATTGCCGCTGTGGAGCCAAAAGCTGACGTGCGTAAAGGGAAAAAATCATGA
- the cutD gene encoding choline TMA-lyase-activating enzyme, protein MNTAAEIRGRIFNIQKYSIYDGDGIRTLIFLKGCNIRCPWCANPEGLSSQFQVMFSHDKCVGCGKCVDVCPAGIHYMTTNEQGEAVHRVNRSIDCIGCRKCEEVCISDALDIMGKDVTVSEMMEIIMQDYDFYISSGGGVTIGGGEMSLQTDFAVELLRECKKMMINTAVETQGTTSLANYEKLAEVVDLFLFDVKHIDTVEHKNLFGIGNENVRRNLERLMELGANVVMRMPLVRGYNDSFDAITGAIEYAMELSKRGNLSRIDILPYHQLGRGKYDKLDMIYPIKKDPTYSAEELDQLEAFFKKFDFDIRLVRH, encoded by the coding sequence ATGAACACAGCGGCAGAAATCAGAGGGCGGATATTTAATATCCAGAAATACTCAATTTATGACGGTGATGGCATTCGAACTCTGATTTTTCTTAAAGGATGTAATATTCGTTGTCCTTGGTGCGCTAACCCTGAAGGGTTAAGTAGCCAATTCCAAGTGATGTTTTCCCACGACAAATGCGTTGGATGTGGGAAGTGTGTGGATGTCTGCCCTGCGGGGATCCATTACATGACCACCAATGAGCAAGGGGAAGCCGTCCATCGCGTAAATCGTAGTATTGACTGTATCGGTTGCCGTAAATGTGAGGAAGTGTGCATTTCTGATGCGCTAGACATTATGGGAAAAGATGTCACGGTTTCTGAAATGATGGAAATCATCATGCAGGACTACGATTTTTATATTTCCTCGGGCGGTGGTGTCACGATTGGTGGCGGTGAAATGAGTTTACAGACAGATTTTGCCGTTGAGCTTTTGCGTGAATGCAAAAAAATGATGATCAATACGGCGGTGGAAACGCAAGGTACAACGTCATTAGCGAATTATGAAAAATTAGCCGAAGTTGTCGACCTATTCCTATTTGATGTTAAGCATATCGATACCGTTGAGCACAAAAATCTGTTTGGTATTGGTAATGAAAATGTGCGTCGTAACCTCGAAAGATTAATGGAACTCGGGGCAAATGTGGTGATGCGCATGCCTTTAGTTCGCGGATATAACGATTCTTTTGATGCAATAACAGGCGCAATTGAATACGCCATGGAATTGTCGAAACGCGGCAATTTAAGTCGAATCGATATTTTACCTTATCACCAGCTTGGCCGCGGAAAATACGACAAGCTCGACATGATTTATCCCATCAAGAAAGACCCAACCTACAGCGCGGAAGAGTTAGACCAATTAGAGGCTTTCTTTAAAAAATTCGATTTCGACATTCGACTGGTTCGTCACTAA
- the cutC gene encoding choline trimethylamine-lyase, producing MAKYALTPRVKTLAERLSARNCSIITERANILETVRNQLTGAPQAIKPAQRFYEFIRSFPAFIAQDELIIGSQSSTPRGAIFHTEDEVHSQSIYEFLAGDSTIAAPDYLVVLNVGFAEIKNQLENRVRNIGSAVSRNSIDEANNCRAAIYACDAAIHFANALAVRAENLAATEANPYRRAELQESAEVLRQVPAKPAQTFKEACQAFYLLQLILHLENGSYAVNPMGFDKAIYPFYQRDIEQGRLTQQQAYEIVESLWLKLAELSEVRATRAIDGYPMFDALKGGVYLNDPQVCINELSAMMLSAHENISAINAGLKVRLYCGQASSQPQYSAASASYVAPSVQQDNEFKVMEGLTPRLQRLRNRYLEARPSVSIYRALAFTEVVKNNPGLPPILLRAKAFRRACETAPILIQPEELIVGHPCGKARAGAFSPDIAWRWVVDELDTMSTRPQDPFVISEEDKKVIREEIAPFWEGRSLDEICEAQYREAGVWEFSGETFVSDLSYHQINGGGDTCPGYDVLLFTKGMNGIKADAQAKLAELSMQNPDDIDRIYFYKASIETCEGVVAYAHRIAEHARELASQETDQKRREELLTIAQVNENVPANPPKTLQEALQSIWTVESLFEIEENQTGLSLGRLDQYCFPMYESDIQSGRLTQDQALEMMQAFIIKCAELMWMSSELGAKYFAGYQPFINLTVGGQKRSGGDACNDLTYLIMDAVRFVKVYQPSLACRIHNQSPQKYMEKIVDVVKAGMGFPACHFDDSHIKMMLRKGFDFEDARDYCLMGCVEPQKSGRIYQWTSTGYTQWPIAIEFVLNRGRMVLFDSHQGLDTGDLRNLKTFEDFDNAVKAQIAHIVRLSAIGTVISQRVHRDIAPKPLMSLLVEGCMEKGKDVAAGGAMINHGPGLIFSGLATYVDSMAAIRKVVYEEGRYTLEQVRDGLLANFEGYEELRRDCLNAPKFGNDDNYVDQYALDITEWTERECRKYDMLYSTLSHGTLSISNNTPIGELTAATANGRLAWMPLSDGISPTQGADKQGPTAIIKSISKMNVETMNIGMVHNFKFLKGLLDTPEGRNGLITLLRTASILGNGQMQFSYVDNEMLKKAQQEPEKYRDLIVRVAGYSAYFVELCKEVQDEIISRTVIEKF from the coding sequence ATGGCCAAATATGCTTTGACCCCACGTGTAAAAACACTGGCTGAACGTTTAAGTGCTCGCAATTGCTCAATCATTACCGAACGTGCCAACATTCTTGAAACCGTCAGAAATCAATTAACAGGGGCGCCTCAAGCGATTAAACCCGCTCAGCGTTTTTATGAGTTTATTCGTAGTTTCCCCGCTTTTATTGCCCAAGATGAATTGATCATTGGTAGCCAATCTTCAACACCTCGTGGTGCAATCTTCCATACAGAAGATGAAGTACACAGCCAGAGTATTTATGAGTTTTTAGCGGGTGATAGCACAATCGCCGCCCCGGATTATTTAGTCGTTCTGAATGTCGGGTTTGCCGAAATTAAAAATCAGCTAGAAAATCGCGTCAGAAATATTGGCAGTGCCGTTAGCCGTAATAGTATCGATGAAGCAAATAACTGCCGTGCAGCAATTTATGCCTGTGATGCTGCCATCCATTTTGCAAACGCTTTAGCAGTACGAGCAGAAAATCTTGCGGCAACAGAGGCTAACCCATATCGTCGCGCTGAATTGCAAGAAAGTGCGGAAGTATTACGCCAAGTGCCTGCAAAACCAGCACAAACCTTTAAAGAAGCTTGCCAAGCGTTCTACTTATTACAACTGATTTTGCATTTAGAAAATGGCAGCTATGCCGTGAACCCAATGGGCTTCGACAAAGCCATTTATCCATTCTATCAGCGCGATATTGAGCAAGGTCGATTAACTCAACAACAGGCTTACGAAATTGTTGAAAGCTTATGGTTAAAATTGGCTGAGCTGTCTGAAGTGCGTGCAACGCGTGCCATTGATGGTTATCCAATGTTTGATGCACTTAAAGGCGGTGTCTACCTTAATGATCCGCAAGTCTGCATCAACGAACTTTCCGCGATGATGCTTTCTGCTCATGAAAATATCAGTGCAATTAATGCGGGGTTAAAAGTCCGTTTATATTGCGGTCAAGCAAGCTCGCAGCCTCAATATTCTGCGGCTTCAGCCAGTTATGTAGCACCCTCGGTTCAACAAGATAATGAATTCAAAGTAATGGAAGGGTTAACGCCGCGCTTACAGCGTTTGCGTAACCGCTATCTAGAAGCGCGTCCAAGCGTGTCTATCTATCGCGCATTAGCCTTTACGGAAGTGGTGAAGAATAACCCAGGTTTACCGCCGATTTTATTACGGGCAAAAGCGTTCCGTCGGGCATGTGAAACTGCGCCTATCTTGATTCAGCCTGAAGAGCTGATTGTCGGTCACCCATGTGGTAAAGCGCGTGCAGGTGCATTTTCACCGGATATTGCATGGCGTTGGGTGGTGGACGAACTCGATACGATGAGCACCCGCCCACAAGATCCATTTGTGATCTCCGAAGAAGATAAAAAAGTGATTCGTGAAGAAATCGCGCCATTCTGGGAAGGTCGTTCTCTGGATGAAATTTGTGAAGCGCAATATCGCGAAGCTGGGGTTTGGGAATTCAGCGGCGAAACCTTTGTGAGTGACTTGTCTTATCACCAAATCAATGGTGGCGGTGATACTTGCCCAGGTTATGACGTATTGCTTTTCACCAAAGGCATGAATGGGATTAAAGCGGATGCTCAGGCAAAACTGGCTGAATTAAGCATGCAAAATCCAGATGATATCGACCGCATCTATTTCTATAAAGCTTCGATTGAAACCTGTGAAGGTGTGGTGGCTTATGCACATCGCATCGCTGAACATGCCCGTGAACTGGCTTCACAAGAGACAGATCAGAAACGTCGTGAAGAGTTACTGACCATTGCGCAAGTGAACGAAAATGTACCAGCGAATCCACCAAAAACATTGCAAGAAGCGCTGCAAAGTATTTGGACGGTGGAATCCTTGTTTGAAATTGAAGAAAACCAAACAGGACTGTCATTAGGCCGTTTAGACCAATACTGTTTCCCAATGTATGAAAGCGATATTCAATCGGGTCGTTTAACCCAAGACCAAGCACTGGAAATGATGCAGGCGTTTATCATCAAATGTGCGGAATTAATGTGGATGTCTAGTGAGCTGGGTGCTAAATATTTCGCTGGATATCAGCCATTTATCAACTTAACGGTGGGTGGTCAAAAACGCTCGGGTGGTGATGCGTGTAACGATTTAACGTACTTAATTATGGATGCAGTCCGTTTCGTGAAAGTTTATCAGCCATCATTAGCATGCCGTATTCATAACCAATCGCCACAAAAATATATGGAAAAAATCGTCGATGTGGTGAAAGCCGGTATGGGCTTCCCTGCCTGCCACTTTGATGATTCCCATATCAAAATGATGCTGCGTAAAGGCTTTGATTTTGAAGATGCTCGCGACTATTGCTTAATGGGCTGCGTGGAACCACAAAAATCAGGTCGAATTTATCAATGGACATCAACAGGTTATACCCAGTGGCCAATCGCCATTGAATTTGTCCTGAATCGTGGTCGGATGGTGCTGTTCGATAGTCACCAAGGTTTAGATACTGGGGATCTGCGTAACCTGAAAACCTTCGAAGATTTCGATAATGCCGTGAAAGCGCAAATTGCCCATATTGTTCGCCTGTCGGCGATTGGTACGGTCATTAGCCAGCGTGTTCACCGTGATATCGCGCCAAAACCGTTGATGTCTTTGCTGGTGGAAGGCTGTATGGAAAAAGGGAAAGATGTTGCAGCGGGTGGTGCAATGATTAACCACGGTCCGGGGCTGATTTTCTCTGGCCTAGCAACCTATGTTGACTCAATGGCGGCTATTCGCAAAGTGGTTTATGAAGAAGGTCGCTACACCTTAGAGCAAGTGCGTGATGGCCTGCTTGCCAACTTTGAAGGTTATGAAGAATTACGTCGTGATTGCCTAAATGCACCTAAATTCGGTAACGATGATAACTACGTCGACCAATATGCATTGGATATTACCGAGTGGACTGAACGCGAGTGCCGCAAGTACGACATGCTGTATTCCACATTGAGCCACGGGACATTATCCATTTCGAATAACACACCGATTGGCGAGCTAACCGCCGCGACTGCGAATGGTCGTTTAGCGTGGATGCCGCTGTCGGATGGGATCAGCCCAACTCAGGGGGCGGATAAACAAGGCCCAACGGCGATTATTAAGTCCATCAGTAAGATGAACGTGGAAACGATGAACATCGGTATGGTGCATAACTTTAAGTTCTTAAAAGGCTTATTGGATACACCGGAAGGTCGCAATGGGTTAATCACGTTGTTAAGAACGGCATCCATTTTGGGTAACGGTCAAATGCAGTTCAGCTACGTTGATAACGAAATGCTGAAAAAAGCCCAGCAAGAACCGGAGAAATATCGTGATTTAATCGTTCGTGTTGCTGGCTACAGTGCTTACTTCGTTGAGTTATGTAAAGAGGTTCAGGACGAAATCATCAGCCGTACCGTGATTGAGAAATTCTAA
- a CDS encoding 1-propanol dehydrogenase PduQ yields the protein MSQFLIKPRVQFGANALDYLSQVNAQHAFIVTDKAMVKFGLADEVIHRLSQQGISFSLYDDVVPDPEISSIVKGMKIMDSQYPDLVIALGGGSVIDAAKAVIYSLWHTRQDSHRAKPHFVAIPTTSGTGSEVTSFSVIKSHSEKLVLVDEFMLPDVAILDPVLVKSVPATITADTGMDVLCHALEAYVSRSASDFSDALAEKAVQLVFAHLIDGYRDGSNLVAREKMHNASCIAGMAFTNASLGITHSLAHALGGVFHIPHGRANALLMAQVVAFNAGLEEGCETNAAKRYADLARKLNLPASNIREGVESLMMAINVLKDEMNMPKGIHATGVNETDFNARLGEMVGQALRDSCTPTNPRDVNEKQLEALYRQSF from the coding sequence ATGAGCCAGTTTTTGATTAAACCAAGGGTGCAATTCGGTGCGAATGCTTTGGATTATTTATCTCAGGTTAACGCCCAGCACGCGTTTATCGTCACCGATAAAGCGATGGTGAAATTTGGGTTAGCTGACGAAGTGATTCATCGATTATCTCAACAGGGAATTTCATTTTCTCTGTATGACGATGTAGTACCGGATCCAGAAATCTCGTCCATCGTAAAGGGCATGAAAATCATGGATAGCCAATATCCAGATTTAGTGATTGCACTGGGTGGTGGTTCGGTGATTGATGCAGCAAAAGCGGTTATTTACTCCCTATGGCATACCCGCCAAGACAGCCATAGAGCCAAACCTCATTTTGTGGCTATCCCGACAACCAGCGGGACAGGCTCTGAAGTTACGTCTTTTTCGGTGATCAAGTCTCACTCTGAGAAGTTGGTGTTGGTTGATGAGTTTATGTTGCCCGATGTGGCGATTTTAGACCCTGTTTTAGTGAAGTCAGTCCCTGCCACTATTACAGCAGATACCGGAATGGATGTGCTATGTCATGCCCTAGAAGCTTATGTTTCACGCAGTGCCTCTGACTTTTCAGATGCGCTTGCCGAGAAAGCCGTTCAGTTGGTTTTTGCCCACTTAATTGATGGCTACCGTGACGGCAGTAACTTAGTGGCTCGTGAAAAAATGCATAACGCATCGTGTATTGCAGGAATGGCGTTTACCAACGCATCCCTTGGGATCACCCATAGCTTAGCGCACGCGCTTGGTGGCGTGTTCCACATTCCACATGGTCGCGCGAATGCGCTATTGATGGCTCAAGTGGTGGCGTTTAACGCAGGGCTGGAAGAGGGCTGTGAAACCAACGCAGCGAAGCGTTATGCCGATTTAGCCAGAAAACTTAATTTACCGGCCTCAAATATACGTGAAGGCGTTGAGAGCTTAATGATGGCAATCAACGTACTGAAAGATGAAATGAATATGCCGAAAGGCATCCACGCTACAGGCGTCAATGAAACTGATTTTAATGCCCGTTTAGGGGAAATGGTTGGACAGGCGTTGCGCGATAGTTGCACGCCGACTAATCCACGGGACGTAAATGAAAAGCAGCTAGAAGCACTGTACAGACAGTCTTTTTAA
- a CDS encoding EutN/CcmL family microcompartment protein has product MILAKVIGHVVATQKCQELSGSNLLMITALGDDLKPLKDKTYVAVDSVGAGINDLVLAEEYFALNKDKYKAMSVVAIVEKVYRDGRE; this is encoded by the coding sequence ATGATTTTGGCAAAGGTAATAGGGCATGTTGTCGCAACGCAGAAATGCCAAGAGCTTAGTGGCAGTAATTTACTGATGATCACGGCGCTTGGCGATGATCTCAAACCGTTGAAGGATAAAACGTATGTTGCGGTGGACAGTGTAGGCGCAGGTATTAATGACCTTGTTCTGGCGGAAGAGTACTTCGCATTGAATAAAGACAAATACAAAGCGATGTCCGTGGTTGCCATTGTTGAAAAAGTGTATCGAGATGGTAGGGAGTAA
- a CDS encoding acetaldehyde dehydrogenase (acetylating) has protein sequence MVALDKDLQSRQLARELVSNAKQAQKIFATFSQEKIDSIVKHIATESARHAEELAKMANEETGFGKWQDKVLKNTFASVRVYEHIKDLKTVGIINDDKINKVMDVGVPLGVITALVPSTNPTSTIIYKTLIALKAGNAIVFSPHPNAKACSFRTLDIVKKAALEAGAPAGIVDGVTMLTLEATKELMHSKDVSLILATGGEGMVRAAYASGTPTISGGPGNGPAFIERSADIKKAVSDIITSKTFDNGVICASEQSIIVERCIYNDVHRELLAQGAYFMNEDEAKRMASMLLRANGTINPEVVGKDAITLSQRAGFSVPANTRVLIALQDTVSPKNPYSREKLCPILGMYVEEDWRSACHRVVDLLTNEGLGHTLVIHTQNEDVIRQFSLEKPVNRILINTPAALGGIGATTNITPALTLGCGAIGGGSSSDNVGPMNLLNIRKVGYGVRSIDDLRQPAPVSAPAYSTSPIAPTGHGNQASVSILDDDRFRQAQPVKAQSNSAADNRFANAVSHADVAEAVATHGDITEENVEQIIKAVLGRLNK, from the coding sequence ATGGTTGCATTAGATAAAGATCTGCAATCCAGACAACTGGCTAGAGAGCTGGTTAGCAATGCGAAACAAGCACAAAAAATCTTTGCGACTTTTTCGCAGGAGAAAATCGACAGTATTGTTAAACACATTGCGACAGAGTCTGCACGTCATGCAGAAGAGTTAGCAAAAATGGCAAATGAAGAGACGGGTTTTGGGAAGTGGCAAGATAAAGTCCTGAAAAATACGTTCGCTTCAGTTCGTGTGTATGAACATATTAAAGATCTGAAAACAGTTGGCATCATTAATGATGACAAAATCAATAAAGTCATGGATGTGGGTGTTCCGTTAGGGGTGATCACGGCGCTGGTGCCTTCGACTAACCCAACCTCAACCATTATCTATAAAACATTGATTGCCTTGAAAGCCGGTAACGCAATCGTCTTCTCCCCCCATCCAAACGCGAAAGCATGTAGTTTTAGAACGCTTGATATCGTCAAAAAAGCGGCACTTGAAGCGGGTGCGCCAGCAGGTATCGTCGATGGCGTGACGATGCTGACACTGGAAGCGACAAAAGAATTAATGCACAGCAAAGATGTTTCTCTCATTCTGGCAACGGGTGGGGAAGGCATGGTACGCGCGGCTTATGCATCTGGCACACCAACAATCAGTGGTGGCCCTGGTAACGGCCCTGCTTTCATTGAACGTAGCGCGGATATCAAAAAAGCAGTCAGTGACATCATTACTAGCAAAACGTTTGATAACGGTGTGATTTGCGCATCTGAGCAATCCATCATTGTTGAACGCTGCATTTACAACGATGTTCATCGCGAGTTATTAGCTCAAGGCGCTTACTTCATGAATGAAGATGAAGCGAAGCGTATGGCTTCGATGCTACTGAGAGCGAATGGCACGATTAACCCTGAAGTTGTCGGAAAAGACGCGATTACATTGAGCCAACGTGCGGGCTTTAGTGTTCCTGCTAACACGCGAGTGTTAATTGCATTACAAGACACGGTCTCACCGAAAAACCCGTATTCACGGGAAAAACTGTGCCCAATCTTAGGCATGTATGTTGAAGAGGATTGGCGCTCTGCATGCCACCGCGTTGTTGATTTGCTGACTAACGAAGGCTTAGGACACACCCTGGTGATCCACACCCAAAATGAAGACGTTATTCGCCAGTTTTCTCTCGAAAAACCGGTTAACCGTATTTTGATTAATACGCCAGCGGCACTGGGTGGAATTGGTGCAACCACCAATATTACACCAGCGCTGACATTAGGATGTGGAGCGATTGGAGGTGGTTCTAGTTCTGACAACGTCGGTCCGATGAACTTGCTCAATATCCGTAAAGTCGGTTATGGCGTGCGTTCCATTGATGATTTGAGACAACCCGCACCAGTGAGTGCTCCGGCTTACTCAACATCGCCAATTGCGCCTACTGGGCATGGAAATCAAGCGTCTGTCAGTATTCTCGATGATGACCGTTTCCGTCAGGCTCAGCCAGTAAAAGCTCAAAGTAATAGCGCTGCGGATAACCGATTTGCTAATGCAGTGAGTCATGCTGACGTTGCTGAAGCGGTTGCCACCCATGGGGATATCACGGAAGAGAATGTCGAGCAGATTATTAAGGCCGTTCTCGGACGCCTAAATAAGTAA
- a CDS encoding BMC domain-containing protein encodes MKEALGLIETKGLVACIEAADAMCKAANVELIGYENVGSGLVTAMVKGDVGAVNAAVESGVEAAKRVGTVVTSRVIARPHNDIGKIAQQHKA; translated from the coding sequence ATGAAAGAAGCTCTTGGCTTAATTGAAACCAAAGGTTTAGTGGCGTGTATCGAAGCTGCTGATGCAATGTGCAAAGCCGCTAACGTCGAGCTAATCGGCTATGAAAATGTGGGCTCAGGACTCGTCACCGCCATGGTAAAAGGCGATGTGGGTGCTGTTAACGCTGCGGTTGAATCCGGTGTCGAAGCTGCGAAGCGTGTTGGCACCGTGGTGACTTCTCGTGTGATAGCAAGACCACACAATGATATCGGCAAAATTGCGCAGCAGCACAAAGCTTAA
- a CDS encoding BMC domain-containing protein: MGDALGLIETQGLVACIEAADAMCKAANVVLIGYENVGSGLVTAMVKGDVGAVKAAVDSGVESASRIGTVVTSLVIARPHSDIQKIVSQYKVTE, from the coding sequence ATGGGTGATGCATTAGGTCTTATTGAAACACAAGGACTGGTTGCTTGTATCGAAGCGGCTGATGCGATGTGTAAAGCCGCTAACGTGGTGCTGATTGGCTATGAAAATGTGGGCTCAGGACTCGTCACCGCCATGGTGAAAGGGGATGTTGGCGCGGTTAAAGCGGCGGTTGACTCTGGCGTTGAGTCTGCATCTCGCATTGGCACCGTCGTGACCTCTCTGGTTATCGCTCGTCCACACAGCGACATCCAGAAAATTGTCTCTCAGTATAAAGTCACAGAATAA
- a CDS encoding BMC domain-containing protein, whose translation MGDALGLIETKGLVACIEAADAMCKAANVELIGYENVGSGLVTAMVKGDVGAVKAAVDSGVESAQRVGEVVTSLVIARPHNDINKIVIKHKA comes from the coding sequence ATGGGTGATGCATTAGGACTTATTGAAACAAAAGGTTTGGTGGCTTGTATTGAAGCAGCTGATGCAATGTGCAAAGCCGCTAACGTCGAGCTAATCGGCTATGAAAACGTGGGTTCTGGTCTCGTGACTGCCATGGTGAAAGGTGATGTTGGCGCAGTAAAAGCGGCAGTAGATTCCGGCGTTGAATCTGCGCAGCGTGTTGGTGAAGTGGTGACATCGTTAGTCATCGCCCGTCCACATAACGATATCAACAAAATCGTAATTAAACATAAAGCATAG